In the genome of Drosophila kikkawai strain 14028-0561.14 chromosome 2R, DkikHiC1v2, whole genome shotgun sequence, the window CAACTCAGCAGAAACAATATACTGGCCTTCCTCTTCTTCGTCCTCGAAGGCTACTACAAGACCTGCCGCCCCAAGGGAAGCACAGTCTATAGCGTCAATGAGCAGCTGCTGATGGTAGCCATTTGCAGGATCGATCTTCTGCCCACTCTTCATGCTCTGGACGAAATTCTACCGccacgaaagctctcttcgcTGGAGATCAAACGGCTGAACCGAGCCGAGAGACTGAAGTTCCAGGTTAATGGGACCCCGTCGCCAATCGCCGCAGAAGCTCCCACAAAGAAGCGCTCGAAAAAGTCGCCCTACTGCCAGAGGCAGCCCAGGCCTGTCCAGCGGATCTCGAATTTGACCACGCAGATACCCGATTTTGTGGTGGAATTTAGTTTCTGGCCTAGAAATGCTCCGCCCAATTACGGCAAGGAGCGGGAGGAGCCCTGGTTTGCCCACTATCGCCTTAATCCTGGCAAGCGTTTGATCAAGAAGACCCTGTCCGAGACGCTGGAGCGTTACTTCAACGTCGAGGGCGGCCATAAGGACAAAGACGACGAGGATGGAACGAAGCGTAGCGAGTCGGAGGCCATTCTATGCCTAGTCCACAAGGAACAGGTGGAGAAAGCGCAGCTACTGAGAGATGAGCTGGCTGTCAAAGCCAGGGATCGGTGCCTGGAACTCTTGGACGTAACGCAGCCGTACACCAAACTACGGCAGAACAGGATCGTGGCCCAGCTGGAGCACGACATCGATCTGATCATGGATCGCCATCGTCGGGCGATGCAATGCGACCAGACCAAGGTTCTCACCATTAAGAGCGCGGACTGCGTTCTGTGCCAGCAGATGTTGGTATCACAGCCATGGCCAGAGCCCAATGACCAGGTGGGACGAGCCCTGGTCGGTGAGGATTGTAGCATGGCCCACACGGCTGTTCTGGATACCTATCGTGGGAGGAGACTGGAGGGAGGCGGCGGCAAGGTAATAAAAATGAGAGAAaatagctttttttttaactaatcCCAAATTCTAGAAAACAGataaaaaaggtaaaaaggaaaagaaaggaaaaagtGAAAAGCCCGAACCTTCAGAGGAGCCCCCGAAAGAGGAACCCAAGAAAAAGGTACCGGCAATAAAGCCACCGCCTCGCAAACTCCACAACGATCCATTCCGCATATTGGAAATCGACTTCAAGGAAAAGCTGAAGAAATGCCTACCGCATAAGAATGTTTCAGAATGCGAGGCTCCGCCGGCACCCAAAAAGTCGGCCGTATCCTTCGCCCTGGCCATGGGGAAAATCCGTAGAAAGGGGCCAAACTGTGAGATAAAACAACAGGTGAAAAAAGTTGTCAAAAAGAAGTTCTTCCGGGCATCCATATCAAACAAGCCCTATCACTTCAAGTACCATCGGATCTTCCAGTCCGGCCAGCCGAGGCCCTTCGACCTCAAGCGAATGGTGACCAAGTCGTTTGAGAAGGCGCTAAAGAAAACGGATCCCGAGGATCCGAATGAGGCATTCAATAGCACTCAACCAGTGTCAGAGATGCAATTGGGGGACAAGATGCCATCAGCAGACGAACCCCAAACGGAGCTAGTGCCGAAACCGGAAATCCATGAAACTCTAAACGATGATCTCTTCGCTGAGGAAAAGACCGACCGGGACAGCCGCGACACCCTGGATCGTTCCAGCAACCACAGTAGGCGCAGTCACATTGATCACAAGGCCCAGATCGTGGAGGCGGTGCTGCAGTGTGCCAACACCATTTGGCAGAAGCAGGAGGCGATAAAGCGGGCCGAAATCGAGCATGAGGAGCGGTTCACCAAGCGGGGGGCGCTCCAGCACGAGGACAAAGAACCAAACTTCGATCCAGACAACGCCGAACAGATGAATCAATTGCTTAAAGACGGCCTCCGGATTCTGAGTCGGAATCCGCGCTATGTGCTGGCTAGTCTGCCCGATTGCCACAAGCTGCCCATCATGCGGGAGTGGGTCAAGCGGCGGTATGGCAAGACCTACAGCCAAAAGGAGCTGGAGACGAACATCAGAGAGTCGAGTAGAATCTTTGAGCTGGTCACCTCGGTTCAAGGCAATTTGCCAAGTCCCAATCTCCAGGGCCTGGATCGGTTATCCAGATCCCAGGAGAACTTTAACTATCACGAGCAGGTCATGAAGACGGTGAGTCAACCTCACTTAAAAGCTACGAAAATACTTAAATTCTTCCACAGGCCGCCGACGTCAAGAGCGACTATCATAACCGACTGAACGAACGATATATGAGTAGCATAAGCTCCGCCTGGTATGCCATGGGCAACTATCTGGTATCGGGCGGTCCTCCGCGCAGGACCTTCTACGCGTACATGGCCTCCAATCCGAACGAGATAATGAGAGCGAAAACTTGGAATGGAGATTTCCGAAACTATCGCCAGATGAGGGATAGACGCAAGAACCCATCAGAGAAATAATAAGAGATAGACCAGGCGTGCCGTGGATGACATGCAGCCAGTTTCTGGAGCTTGAATGGTAGATTCTGTCTAGGTCCTCGGCCAGCTTGGTTAAGCACAGCTCAATCCACAATTGGGGTTAGCCGGCTGGCAAACAAATTcagttaattatgcaaaccagaaatacattttcataaatattaccCACGCATTTCCTCAAACCTGGGTCCCCAAGGAAGTTAATCTAATTCGGACGCAATGCAAACACAGTCCCTTTTTCCGGTGAATCATGTGGAATTTGTTAGCCAAAGTCCCTTTTGAGATATATTAGGCCCAAGCATATTTATGGTCAACCGCTGACGTCTGCTATTTTACGGGCCTATCACATTTGCATAGAGGAGATACATCATTTGATGGTAAATATTTGTAGGTTTTTGTATCAACAAGTTGGGCAGGATTGCCTCTACTCTCCGGCTGTTAGCTTGGCTTCCACTGCTGCGTGAGGGGAAATCCCGCTGTTAGCTTGCGTTCCACAAGCGAGCGAGAGTGCTCGCTCTTCCGTCGCCGAAAGAGCACTAAATTGGATGGTAATCGGTCCAAGTCTTAGCCACGTCTTGCGGCACTGTTACCTTTAGTCTTGTGCCGGGGCTTGGGGGATTTGGATGCCTGGATGGATGGACTGGTTGATGGCCCCGCCAGTGAACAGTGGGTTAGCACTTCACTGACCCACTTGCGGCAGTGGTTGACCTTTCACACGCACTCCCAATTGCAGAATAAAGTGCTGAGATGCGCGAACGCGAGCAAACTCCAATTAAAATCGAGTTACAATTTCCGTTTGGCGGCTGCTGCGTCAGCCTTTTTTTCTCTCCTCCTCAACTGCCAATTTTCTTGGCAATTTTTTCGCCTTGCCTTGGCTGCCAATTGAAAATTATGCATGCAAAGGCAATCTGGCATCCAGAACATAACAGACAATTAGAGTGGCAACAAAAAAGAGACTCAAAACAAGTTGGGTGTTAACTGGTAAAGTGGAGAAGCCAAGAAAAATAGTTGGCAAGATGGAAAAGAGAAAATCATATTGGTtagttaatatattataatattttaccaagtataatatattataagaagtctatttatttattatttcaatcaAGCGAGTACAGTTGCTTTACGATAACCAA includes:
- the LOC108072395 gene encoding uncharacterized protein, translating into MSFQKQLDDFNRKLDITPWYLGTSTLQEETITKMHETLRDDFEQATGSNMYRALVVLGINPVISPRQIRRLVQLSRNNILAFLFFVLEGYYKTCRPKGSTVYSVNEQLLMVAICRIDLLPTLHALDEILPPRKLSSLEIKRLNRAERLKFQVNGTPSPIAAEAPTKKRSKKSPYCQRQPRPVQRISNLTTQIPDFVVEFSFWPRNAPPNYGKEREEPWFAHYRLNPGKRLIKKTLSETLERYFNVEGGHKDKDDEDGTKRSESEAILCLVHKEQVEKAQLLRDELAVKARDRCLELLDVTQPYTKLRQNRIVAQLEHDIDLIMDRHRRAMQCDQTKVLTIKSADCVLCQQMLVSQPWPEPNDQVGRALVGEDCSMAHTAVLDTYRGRRLEGGGGKKTDKKGKKEKKGKSEKPEPSEEPPKEEPKKKVPAIKPPPRKLHNDPFRILEIDFKEKLKKCLPHKNVSECEAPPAPKKSAVSFALAMGKIRRKGPNCEIKQQVKKVVKKKFFRASISNKPYHFKYHRIFQSGQPRPFDLKRMVTKSFEKALKKTDPEDPNEAFNSTQPVSEMQLGDKMPSADEPQTELVPKPEIHETLNDDLFAEEKTDRDSRDTLDRSSNHSRRSHIDHKAQIVEAVLQCANTIWQKQEAIKRAEIEHEERFTKRGALQHEDKEPNFDPDNAEQMNQLLKDGLRILSRNPRYVLASLPDCHKLPIMREWVKRRYGKTYSQKELETNIRESSRIFELVTSVQGNLPSPNLQGLDRLSRSQENFNYHEQVMKTAADVKSDYHNRLNERYMSSISSAWYAMGNYLVSGGPPRRTFYAYMASNPNEIMRAKTWNGDFRNYRQMRDRRKNPSEK